In Niallia sp. FSL W8-0635, one genomic interval encodes:
- a CDS encoding THUMP domain-containing class I SAM-dependent RNA methyltransferase — MRNFDLIATAAMGLEAVVAKEVRELGYECTVENGKVLFKGDEKAIARCNMWLRTADRIKIKVAEFKATTFDELFEKTKAIGWEEYLPVNAQFPVSGKSVKSKLFSVSDCQAIVKKAIVNRISSHYKKTGWLEENGALFKIEVAILKDIVTLTIDTSGQGLHKRGYRAGQGEAPLKETLAASLILLTNWTANRPFVDPFCGSGTIPIEAALIGQNIAPGFNRDFISESWDWMPNKVWEDVRTEAEDSAKYDQPLEIFGSDIDHRMIKIAQENAFEAGLGDLITFKQMQVKDFTTMKENGVIVGNPPYGERLGDKASVQKMYQEMGQAFAPLETWSIYMLTSDEEFETHYGKKATKKRKLFNGFIRTDYYQYWGKRKRD, encoded by the coding sequence ATGAGAAATTTTGATTTAATAGCAACGGCTGCTATGGGACTTGAAGCAGTAGTTGCAAAGGAAGTAAGAGAATTAGGATATGAATGTACTGTAGAGAATGGGAAAGTTTTATTTAAAGGCGATGAAAAAGCGATTGCAAGATGTAATATGTGGCTTCGTACAGCAGATCGTATAAAAATTAAAGTAGCCGAATTTAAAGCAACTACTTTTGATGAGCTTTTTGAAAAAACAAAAGCTATCGGGTGGGAGGAGTATCTTCCTGTTAATGCACAATTTCCGGTCTCCGGTAAATCAGTCAAATCTAAGCTTTTCAGTGTATCTGATTGTCAAGCAATAGTAAAAAAAGCAATTGTTAATCGAATAAGCTCCCACTATAAGAAAACAGGGTGGTTAGAGGAAAATGGTGCTTTATTCAAAATAGAGGTTGCTATTTTGAAGGACATCGTAACATTAACGATTGATACATCTGGCCAAGGACTTCATAAAAGAGGGTATCGTGCTGGCCAAGGGGAAGCACCACTAAAAGAAACACTTGCTGCTTCGTTAATTTTACTAACAAATTGGACAGCTAATCGACCGTTTGTAGATCCATTTTGTGGATCAGGGACGATTCCGATTGAAGCTGCTTTAATTGGACAAAATATTGCACCAGGTTTTAATCGAGATTTTATTTCTGAAAGCTGGGATTGGATGCCTAATAAAGTATGGGAGGATGTCCGTACAGAGGCAGAGGACAGTGCAAAATATGACCAGCCACTTGAAATCTTTGGATCGGATATTGACCATCGCATGATTAAAATAGCGCAAGAAAATGCATTTGAGGCAGGATTAGGGGATTTAATTACCTTTAAACAGATGCAGGTAAAAGATTTTACCACAATGAAAGAAAATGGTGTTATTGTCGGGAATCCGCCATATGGAGAACGACTAGGTGATAAGGCATCTGTTCAAAAAATGTATCAAGAAATGGGGCAGGCCTTTGCCCCCCTTGAAACATGGTCCATTTATATGCTTACAAGTGACGAAGAGTTTGAAACCCATTACGGCAAAAAAGCAACAAAGAAACGCAAGTTATTTAATGGCTTTATCAGAACGGACTACTACCAATATTGGGGTAAGCGTAAAAGAGATTAA
- a CDS encoding dynamin family protein, with protein MLSTNTDTLHKWTAFYQYFLAHDDQQTAQRLKELIKKATRQEFIATFCGHYSAGKSSMINKLVGTKVLPTSPIPTTANIFRVKKGSKQLKVSYLSNQADIYQDVLDIKGVLQATERVEDIKELEVQLDTELLLENAILMDTPGIDSTDQAHQLATESSIHLADIIFYVVDYNHVQSEINFDFTKQLVGSGKKFVLIVNQMDKHREVEISFQDFKQSVSDSFLSYGIKPEKIFFTTLIETNFFYQGLEELKRYIVEKIKEKELILPISMDDSFQKLYKDHTSFIETKYAERIAPLEEQLSGLSKEEYHSLESTLHTLKKEIQTIDEDESEKVVSLENEWRSLIKNAYIMPFNLRELAKSYLETEQKNFKIGLFGSKSKTQKEREERLFSFYKELEKLVQIQLITPLSQFFEKHGKSEYFPIIKGLTSILNMNKLKELVNKDAQLSENYVLVYCETVENDLKQSYRKEIAQLFTQWKEERQHQLHKEKEKLMKEQKIWQEFVDSKLKKKELETEWQEWGENLKHLFITQAVDESVLHRLLDADKEEITYQTLSSKNKLAVEKNRNVTEDRKLEKSNEFDSDLLIKQLRFLSNNLQPVKGFTHIAKNLLTKASNIENRTYTICLFGAFSAGKSSFANALLDYPILPVSPNPTTATINRILPIDEDHPHKMVIVKWKTESEMLTEINDYLQLVKEEASTLESAQYLIKKLAAKPVERYANEFRYLQAFVKGYSAHRDHLGREINVGLEDLSNYVAVEETSCFVASIDVYFDCIITRKGITLVDTPGGDSINSRHTELSFEFMKKADCIFYVSYYNHAFSKADRAFLVQLGRLKDAFEKDKIFFVINAIDLAKDEEEQVAVEEYLQEQLQLYGIRSPRILPVSSLYYKHEIYGKWMENAEAKMYEFIEHEWLSMMLQSAKKDYEGTIELLKQLVKSAFAKKEEAELELSRMEEEKRNILSQIETIALQDILAKFKMEVEEQLFYLKQRIMFRLQELMKEAYHPSILRGDNKKREISLATASFLIQLNFEFEQELRAVNVRLDQIFYKQRKEGYHEIQHSIQTINGEIHLQEEMENALASKLTYHAPFKELDNALNKIGTKYYKNPKSFFENNDRKNMGVELEQLVDEHGDIFIKEQIHSFFTFYKELFEQHFDKLLDNVKEQVAEYYDGKTALLTEHENIDKLEWIIKESTRFSTTN; from the coding sequence ATGCTTTCAACGAATACAGACACATTACATAAATGGACAGCATTTTATCAATATTTTTTGGCACATGATGATCAACAAACTGCGCAAAGATTGAAAGAACTAATTAAAAAAGCGACTAGACAAGAATTTATTGCAACTTTTTGTGGACATTATTCTGCTGGAAAATCAAGCATGATTAATAAACTTGTTGGTACTAAAGTTTTACCAACAAGCCCTATTCCAACAACCGCTAATATTTTTCGAGTCAAGAAAGGAAGTAAGCAATTAAAAGTTTCATATCTCTCTAATCAAGCAGACATTTACCAAGATGTTCTTGATATAAAAGGCGTTTTACAGGCAACTGAAAGAGTGGAGGATATAAAAGAATTAGAAGTCCAGTTGGATACGGAACTGCTTTTAGAGAATGCTATTTTAATGGATACCCCAGGAATAGACAGTACAGATCAAGCCCATCAATTAGCAACGGAATCTAGCATTCATCTTGCAGATATTATTTTTTATGTCGTTGATTATAATCATGTACAGTCCGAAATAAATTTTGATTTTACGAAACAGCTAGTTGGTTCAGGAAAAAAGTTTGTATTAATCGTTAATCAAATGGATAAGCATCGAGAAGTAGAAATTTCATTTCAAGATTTTAAACAAAGTGTTTCTGACTCCTTTTTATCTTATGGGATTAAACCAGAAAAAATTTTCTTTACTACATTAATCGAAACGAATTTTTTCTATCAAGGCTTGGAAGAGTTAAAGAGGTATATAGTTGAAAAAATAAAAGAAAAAGAGTTAATACTTCCTATTTCGATGGATGACTCCTTTCAAAAGCTATATAAAGATCATACTTCCTTTATTGAAACAAAGTATGCTGAAAGAATCGCTCCTTTAGAGGAGCAGTTATCAGGTTTATCAAAGGAAGAGTATCATTCATTAGAATCAACCTTGCATACATTAAAAAAAGAGATTCAAACAATAGATGAGGATGAAAGCGAAAAAGTAGTATCTTTAGAAAATGAGTGGCGTTCGCTAATTAAGAATGCATATATTATGCCATTCAATCTTCGTGAATTAGCGAAGTCGTATTTGGAAACAGAACAGAAAAATTTTAAAATTGGATTATTTGGCAGCAAAAGCAAAACTCAAAAAGAAAGAGAGGAAAGACTATTTTCTTTTTACAAAGAGCTAGAAAAGCTTGTTCAAATACAATTAATAACACCATTATCACAGTTTTTTGAGAAACACGGTAAGTCAGAGTATTTTCCGATAATTAAAGGACTTACATCTATTCTAAATATGAATAAGTTAAAAGAGCTAGTAAATAAGGATGCACAGCTTTCCGAAAATTATGTTCTAGTCTATTGTGAAACAGTTGAAAATGATTTGAAACAGTCTTATAGAAAAGAAATCGCACAACTATTTACTCAATGGAAGGAAGAACGACAGCACCAATTACATAAGGAAAAAGAAAAACTGATGAAAGAACAGAAAATCTGGCAAGAATTTGTAGACAGTAAGCTAAAAAAGAAAGAGTTAGAGACTGAATGGCAAGAGTGGGGAGAAAACCTAAAGCATCTCTTTATTACTCAAGCAGTTGATGAAAGTGTTTTGCATAGGTTACTAGATGCAGATAAGGAAGAGATAACCTATCAAACATTATCATCTAAAAATAAATTAGCCGTAGAGAAGAATAGAAATGTCACTGAGGATCGAAAACTTGAGAAGAGTAATGAATTTGATTCCGATTTACTAATTAAACAATTACGTTTTTTAAGTAATAACCTTCAACCAGTAAAGGGATTTACACATATAGCAAAGAATTTGCTTACCAAAGCATCCAATATTGAAAATCGAACATATACTATTTGCTTATTTGGTGCTTTTAGTGCAGGGAAGTCTTCTTTTGCCAATGCTTTGCTAGATTATCCGATACTGCCAGTTTCGCCAAACCCAACAACGGCAACAATAAATCGAATTTTGCCAATAGATGAAGACCATCCACATAAAATGGTGATTGTTAAATGGAAAACAGAGTCAGAAATGCTTACAGAGATAAATGACTATTTACAGTTAGTGAAAGAAGAGGCGAGTACATTAGAATCAGCACAATATTTGATAAAAAAGCTAGCTGCTAAACCTGTAGAAAGATATGCAAATGAATTTCGCTATCTGCAAGCTTTTGTAAAAGGATATTCTGCTCATCGAGATCATCTAGGAAGGGAAATTAATGTTGGATTAGAAGATCTTTCGAATTATGTAGCAGTGGAAGAAACCTCTTGTTTTGTGGCTTCGATAGATGTTTATTTTGATTGTATTATTACTAGAAAAGGAATTACGCTCGTTGATACGCCAGGGGGAGACTCTATTAACAGCAGACATACGGAATTAAGCTTTGAATTTATGAAAAAAGCAGATTGTATTTTTTATGTTAGCTACTATAATCATGCATTTTCCAAAGCTGACCGTGCTTTTCTAGTACAGTTAGGGAGATTAAAGGATGCCTTTGAAAAGGATAAAATATTTTTTGTCATTAATGCAATAGATTTAGCAAAGGATGAAGAAGAGCAAGTAGCTGTAGAGGAATATTTACAAGAGCAACTGCAATTATATGGTATACGTTCCCCAAGAATTCTTCCAGTCTCTAGTCTTTATTATAAACATGAAATTTACGGAAAATGGATGGAAAATGCAGAGGCTAAAATGTATGAATTTATTGAACATGAGTGGCTGTCAATGATGCTTCAATCTGCCAAAAAAGATTATGAAGGGACAATTGAACTTTTAAAGCAATTAGTAAAATCTGCATTTGCAAAAAAGGAAGAAGCAGAACTAGAGCTATCTCGGATGGAGGAAGAAAAACGGAATATTCTCTCGCAGATTGAAACAATAGCGCTTCAAGATATTTTAGCGAAATTTAAAATGGAAGTAGAAGAACAGCTATTTTATTTAAAGCAACGAATCATGTTTCGTTTGCAGGAATTAATGAAGGAGGCCTATCATCCATCCATTTTACGAGGGGATAATAAGAAAAGAGAAATTTCGCTTGCGACCGCTTCATTTCTAATACAGTTAAATTTTGAATTTGAACAAGAACTGCGAGCTGTAAATGTAAGACTGGACCAAATATTTTATAAACAAAGAAAAGAAGGATATCATGAAATTCAGCATTCGATTCAGACCATCAATGGAGAAATTCATTTGCAAGAAGAAATGGAAAATGCATTGGCTTCAAAATTAACCTATCATGCTCCTTTCAAAGAATTAGATAATGCCCTTAATAAAATCGGAACCAAATACTACAAGAACCCAAAAAGCTTTTTTGAAAATAATGACCGAAAAAATATGGGAGTAGAGTTAGAACAATTAGTTGATGAACATGGGGATATATTTATAAAAGAGCAAATCCACTCCTTCTTTACTTTTTATAAAGAGTTATTTGAACAACATTTTGATAAACTTCTTGATAATGTAAAAGAGCAAGTAGCCGAATATTATGATGGAAAAACCGCACTATTAACGGAACATGAAAATATAGATAAGCTTGAGTGGATAATTAAAGAATCAACAAGATTTTCCACAACAAATTAA
- a CDS encoding ATP-dependent DNA helicase, which translates to MQNSMPFEVSKTESFYDKLGEWIGDVFYDILPDAGYELRDEQVFMAYQLEKAFKDKKTIFAEAGVGTGKTFVYLLYSICYARYVNKPAIIACSDETLIEQLVKKEGDIAKLEQALGLNIDVRLAKSRNQYLCLTKLDQKITFEDTYNSIYDSLPEFVHGTGSMQSFAPYGDRKDYPDLNDNDWEGVAWDSMQDCFTCDKRHRCGQTLHRDYYRNAKDLIICSHDFYMEHIWTKESRKREGQLPLLPDSACVVFDEGHLLEYAAQNALTYRLTEQNLENLLTRLMANDVREKTLNLIEETIYQNEQFFRELTDASFKAEGSDKQEIKKTENVMRAGRKLAGYISDLEEELVFESEMYVINEYDLKVVEEYLEQISHSLGLFLKEMNGITWFEETNSERTLVIMPRLVQDIMQEEVFRQKKPIVFSSATLSENKSFDYMAKSIGASNYLSFSVDSPFDYEENMTVHINSFENEATAEKQSYCYEEINKANGRSLILFNSKEDLASFKENLPNDFSLPIYFEGEREISTLVSKFQNEEESILCAVNLWEGLDVPGRSLENVFIYSLPFPPNDPVYKSKRENVENPFLEVDLPYMILRLRQGIGRLIRTHEDKGSIHLCMNTDEIELVKNAVLQALPVEPN; encoded by the coding sequence ATGCAAAATAGCATGCCATTTGAGGTATCAAAAACAGAATCATTTTATGATAAATTGGGAGAATGGATTGGAGATGTGTTTTATGACATACTTCCAGATGCAGGGTATGAATTACGTGATGAGCAGGTTTTCATGGCTTATCAATTAGAAAAAGCATTTAAAGACAAGAAAACGATTTTTGCGGAGGCTGGAGTAGGCACAGGTAAAACATTTGTTTATTTATTATATAGCATTTGTTATGCGCGCTATGTAAACAAGCCTGCCATTATTGCTTGTTCAGATGAAACATTAATCGAACAGCTAGTAAAAAAAGAAGGTGATATTGCCAAGCTAGAGCAAGCACTTGGATTAAATATTGATGTTCGTTTGGCAAAATCACGTAACCAGTATCTATGCTTAACCAAATTGGATCAAAAAATTACATTTGAAGATACGTATAATTCCATCTATGACAGCCTTCCAGAATTCGTACACGGTACAGGCTCTATGCAATCTTTTGCACCTTATGGGGATAGAAAGGACTATCCAGATTTGAATGATAACGACTGGGAAGGAGTAGCGTGGGATTCTATGCAAGATTGCTTTACATGTGATAAACGCCATCGATGTGGGCAAACATTGCATAGAGATTATTATCGTAATGCAAAGGATTTAATCATTTGTTCTCATGATTTTTATATGGAACATATTTGGACAAAGGAATCTAGAAAAAGAGAAGGTCAGTTGCCGTTATTACCTGATAGTGCATGCGTAGTTTTTGATGAAGGTCATTTATTAGAATATGCAGCACAAAATGCTTTAACATATCGTTTAACAGAACAGAATTTAGAAAATTTATTAACACGTTTAATGGCAAATGATGTACGAGAGAAAACATTAAACTTAATAGAAGAAACAATCTACCAAAATGAACAGTTCTTCAGAGAGTTAACAGATGCTTCCTTTAAAGCTGAAGGCTCTGATAAACAGGAAATTAAAAAAACAGAAAACGTTATGCGAGCAGGTAGAAAATTAGCAGGATATATTTCAGATTTAGAGGAAGAGCTTGTATTTGAAAGTGAAATGTATGTGATTAATGAATACGACTTAAAAGTGGTGGAAGAATATTTAGAACAGATTTCTCATTCACTAGGCTTGTTTTTAAAGGAAATGAATGGAATCACATGGTTTGAAGAAACAAATAGCGAAAGAACCCTTGTTATTATGCCAAGACTTGTTCAAGACATTATGCAAGAAGAAGTATTTAGGCAGAAAAAACCAATTGTCTTCTCTTCTGCAACATTGTCTGAAAATAAATCATTTGATTATATGGCGAAAAGTATTGGAGCATCAAACTATCTTTCTTTTTCCGTTGATTCCCCATTTGATTATGAAGAAAATATGACTGTTCATATTAATTCATTCGAGAATGAAGCGACCGCAGAAAAGCAAAGTTATTGTTATGAGGAAATAAATAAAGCAAATGGACGTTCTCTTATTCTTTTCAATAGTAAAGAAGATTTAGCTAGTTTTAAGGAAAATTTACCGAATGACTTTTCTCTTCCAATATATTTCGAGGGTGAAAGAGAAATTAGTACCCTTGTTTCTAAATTTCAAAATGAGGAAGAATCGATCCTTTGTGCAGTGAATTTATGGGAAGGGCTAGATGTACCTGGTAGGTCTTTAGAAAATGTATTTATTTATTCCTTGCCATTTCCTCCAAATGATCCAGTATATAAAAGTAAAAGGGAAAATGTAGAAAATCCATTTCTAGAGGTGGATTTACCTTATATGATTTTAAGACTGCGACAAGGTATTGGTCGATTAATTCGTACCCATGAAGACAAAGGTTCCATTCATTTATGTATGAATACAGACGAAATCGAGTTAGTTAAAAATGCCGTTCTTCAGGCATTACCAGTAGAACCAAACTAA
- a CDS encoding sulfurtransferase, producing MVKSVDWLNENLERDSVRIIDCRFDLKNLDAGTEWYKEGHIPNSVYFHLEKDLSNPVTDHGGRHPLPAIEEFVSKLENIGIGQETIVIAYDNGEGAFSGRLWWLLNYLGHTNTYILDGGYKEWVNKDFPISKEVPTFTKSTFSPAIQSHMIATYEDVAAQVKAKEEDKVLIDSREFKRYIGEIEPIDKKSGHIPGAINFVWTEGLKNGFFLSTNEQKERFSSLDPRKEYIVYCGSGITATPNYISLKMAGLEKVKLYPGSFSDWISYDENDIETCLPNKIAKEQR from the coding sequence ATTGTAAAAAGTGTTGATTGGTTAAATGAAAATTTAGAACGTGATTCCGTGAGAATTATTGATTGTCGCTTTGATTTAAAGAATCTTGATGCAGGAACCGAATGGTATAAAGAGGGGCACATCCCGAATAGCGTTTATTTTCACTTAGAAAAAGACCTATCTAATCCAGTAACCGATCATGGGGGAAGACATCCATTACCAGCTATAGAAGAATTTGTTTCTAAACTTGAAAACATAGGTATTGGTCAAGAAACGATCGTTATTGCCTACGATAATGGGGAGGGCGCATTTTCCGGGAGACTTTGGTGGTTATTAAACTATTTAGGTCACACAAATACATATATTTTGGATGGCGGCTATAAAGAATGGGTAAATAAGGATTTTCCAATTTCAAAAGAAGTCCCAACTTTTACAAAGAGTACTTTCTCTCCTGCTATTCAATCACATATGATTGCTACATACGAGGATGTTGCAGCTCAAGTAAAAGCAAAAGAGGAAGATAAGGTGCTTATTGATTCCAGAGAATTTAAACGGTATATAGGAGAGATAGAACCAATTGATAAGAAAAGTGGACATATCCCTGGAGCAATAAACTTTGTATGGACAGAAGGCTTAAAAAACGGCTTCTTTTTGTCGACTAATGAGCAAAAAGAAAGGTTTTCCTCATTAGATCCAAGAAAAGAGTATATTGTATACTGTGGTTCTGGCATAACTGCTACCCCTAATTATATTTCCTTAAAAATGGCTGGATTAGAGAAGGTAAAGCTTTATCCGGGTAGTTTTAGTGATTGGATTTCTTATGATGAAAATGATATTGAGACGTGTTTGCCTAACAAGATAGCGAAAGAACAAAGATGA
- a CDS encoding chemotaxis protein CheX has product MTLTKSTTEILNGTIEAVKGVIPCELQIARPALTGTPFVLKSLGVLIGITGDLRGRIIIDGDNQVFGKIGEVMFGMFLEGAMLESFSGELGNMIAGNLSTFVSQNGIEIDITPPTVLVGETKLSGFEKALSLPITLQNIGQLNIVLILEL; this is encoded by the coding sequence GTGACATTAACAAAAAGTACAACTGAAATATTAAACGGAACTATTGAAGCTGTAAAAGGTGTTATTCCCTGTGAACTACAAATTGCGAGGCCTGCTTTAACTGGAACTCCATTTGTATTAAAATCTTTAGGGGTATTAATCGGTATAACTGGCGATTTACGTGGTAGAATTATCATAGACGGAGATAATCAAGTTTTTGGTAAAATTGGTGAAGTCATGTTTGGTATGTTTTTAGAAGGTGCAATGCTTGAATCTTTCTCTGGAGAATTAGGAAATATGATCGCTGGGAATTTATCAACCTTTGTATCTCAAAATGGAATTGAAATAGATATCACTCCTCCTACTGTTTTAGTAGGTGAAACAAAGCTTTCTGGTTTTGAAAAAGCACTAAGCCTACCAATTACTCTCCAAAATATAGGTCAATTGAACATTGTTCTTATTTTAGAATTATAA
- a CDS encoding 5'-3' exonuclease — protein MLVDGMALLFRAFFATAVTGQYMVNSKGIPTNAIHGFVKHFFTAIEHFNPSHVAVCWDMGSKTFRTEMYPSYKANRSDAPVELIPQFDLVKEVVESFNVPNIGISGFEADDCIGTIANQMKGEANVTILTGDQDILQLLDDHISVALLKKGYGNYMLYTPSSFQEEKGITPRQMVDLKGLMGDTSDNYPGVKGIGEKTALKLLQVHQDIEGILANLSMLTKGQRAKIEADLEMLHLSRQLAEIKCDVPVSCLLVDSYLNINPESAIQKFEELEFKRFHHYVEKKEELTLF, from the coding sequence ATGCTAGTAGACGGGATGGCACTATTATTTCGTGCTTTTTTTGCAACGGCTGTCACAGGTCAATATATGGTTAACTCAAAAGGAATTCCAACAAATGCGATTCATGGCTTTGTAAAACATTTTTTTACGGCAATTGAACATTTTAACCCCTCTCATGTAGCGGTTTGCTGGGATATGGGAAGTAAAACCTTTAGAACAGAAATGTATCCTTCCTATAAAGCGAATCGTTCAGATGCTCCTGTTGAATTAATTCCACAATTTGATTTAGTAAAAGAGGTTGTAGAAAGCTTTAATGTACCGAATATAGGTATCTCTGGATTTGAAGCAGACGATTGTATCGGAACGATTGCAAATCAAATGAAAGGAGAAGCAAATGTTACCATCTTAACCGGTGATCAAGATATTCTTCAATTACTGGATGATCATATCTCTGTTGCATTATTAAAAAAAGGATATGGTAACTATATGCTGTATACTCCATCAAGCTTTCAAGAAGAAAAAGGGATTACTCCAAGACAAATGGTTGATTTAAAGGGATTGATGGGCGATACAAGTGATAACTATCCTGGTGTAAAAGGAATTGGCGAAAAAACAGCATTAAAGCTTCTCCAAGTTCATCAAGATATTGAAGGAATTCTTGCTAATTTATCGATGCTCACTAAGGGTCAGCGAGCAAAAATAGAAGCGGACCTTGAAATGCTACATTTAAGTAGACAACTGGCAGAGATTAAATGCGATGTTCCGGTAAGCTGTTTGCTGGTAGACAGCTATTTAAACATCAATCCAGAATCAGCAATTCAGAAATTTGAAGAGCTAGAATTTAAAAGATTCCATCATTATGTAGAAAAGAAAGAAGAGCTTACTTTATTTTAA
- the gpsB gene encoding cell division regulator GpsB codes for MLSDKMKLTAKDILEKEFKTSVRGYKPEEVDKFLDLIIKDYETLHQEIEELQQENLRLKKQAEEASRRQPAPTTAGTTNFDILKRLSNLEKHVFGSKLYD; via the coding sequence ATGCTATCAGATAAAATGAAATTAACAGCAAAAGATATTTTGGAAAAAGAATTTAAAACAAGTGTAAGAGGGTATAAACCAGAAGAAGTAGATAAATTTTTGGATTTAATAATTAAAGATTATGAAACATTGCATCAAGAAATTGAAGAATTACAACAAGAGAATTTACGTTTGAAAAAGCAAGCGGAGGAAGCAAGTCGCAGGCAGCCGGCTCCTACTACCGCTGGAACTACTAATTTTGATATTTTAAAAAGATTATCTAATTTAGAAAAGCATGTGTTTGGGAGTAAGTTATACGATTGA
- a CDS encoding carboxypeptidase M32 translates to MSTNHNEIEVQFLEYVKKIGAYNEALALIYWDLRTGAPKKGMDQRTEVIGVLSSELFELSTSEELESYLTVLSEDSIQKELSPITRKTVEEMKKDFDRNKKIPAQEHKEYVMLQSKAESVWEEAKEKADFALFQPYLEKLVEMNKKFIEYWGHTENKYDVLLDMYEPGMTVAILDDVFSNVRDKIVPLVHKIGESSHKPKTDFLYQPFSTEKQEAFSLELLKQIGYDFDAGRLDKTVHPFATGINPGDVRITTKYDESDFRVAVFGTIHEVGHALYEQNISKELIGTPLCSGTSMGIHESQSLFYENFVGRNISFWKHNYETLKSYTNGQFNQVSIEDFYRAINESKPSLIRIEADELTYPLHIMIRYEIEKGLFDGDLQVKDLPKIWNEKYKSYLGVVPANDAEGVLQDVHWAGGSFGYFPSYALGIMYAAQLKQVMLKDLPEFDDLLEKGDLLPIKEWLNEQIHRHGKMKKPLEILKDVTGEGLNAQYLIDYLYNKYNDVYQLEK, encoded by the coding sequence TTGTCTACTAATCATAATGAGATAGAAGTGCAGTTCTTAGAATATGTGAAGAAAATAGGCGCATACAATGAAGCGTTGGCCTTGATTTATTGGGATTTGCGCACAGGTGCACCTAAGAAGGGGATGGACCAGCGAACAGAAGTTATTGGAGTATTATCTTCTGAGTTATTTGAATTATCGACTTCTGAAGAATTAGAATCCTATCTTACTGTACTTTCTGAAGATAGTATTCAAAAGGAATTATCCCCTATTACTAGAAAGACAGTAGAGGAAATGAAAAAGGATTTCGATCGTAATAAAAAAATCCCTGCACAGGAACATAAAGAATACGTTATGCTCCAATCAAAAGCAGAAAGTGTTTGGGAAGAAGCGAAAGAAAAAGCAGACTTTGCTCTATTTCAGCCGTATTTAGAAAAATTAGTAGAAATGAACAAGAAGTTTATTGAATATTGGGGACATACAGAAAATAAATACGATGTATTATTAGATATGTATGAGCCTGGAATGACAGTAGCTATCTTAGATGACGTATTTTCGAATGTCAGAGATAAAATAGTACCACTAGTACATAAAATTGGAGAATCATCCCATAAACCGAAAACAGACTTTTTATATCAACCATTTTCGACAGAAAAACAAGAAGCCTTTAGTTTAGAATTGTTAAAACAAATAGGGTATGATTTTGATGCAGGCCGCTTAGATAAAACGGTTCATCCATTCGCAACAGGAATTAATCCAGGTGATGTTCGCATAACAACAAAATATGATGAATCAGACTTTAGAGTAGCTGTCTTTGGGACAATACATGAAGTTGGCCATGCGTTATATGAACAAAATATTTCCAAAGAATTAATTGGGACACCTTTATGTTCAGGAACCTCAATGGGAATCCATGAATCTCAATCACTATTTTATGAAAATTTTGTTGGAAGAAATATATCTTTCTGGAAACATAATTATGAAACACTTAAATCATATACAAACGGTCAATTTAACCAAGTTTCCATTGAAGATTTCTACCGAGCTATTAATGAATCGAAGCCTTCTTTAATCAGAATTGAAGCGGATGAATTAACATATCCTTTACACATCATGATTCGTTATGAGATCGAGAAAGGGTTATTTGATGGCGATTTACAAGTTAAGGATTTGCCAAAGATTTGGAATGAGAAATATAAATCTTATTTAGGTGTTGTTCCTGCAAACGATGCTGAGGGTGTTCTTCAAGATGTGCATTGGGCTGGGGGAAGCTTTGGTTATTTTCCTTCTTACGCACTTGGGATTATGTATGCAGCACAATTAAAACAAGTAATGCTAAAAGATCTTCCTGAATTTGATGATTTATTAGAAAAAGGCGACTTATTGCCGATCAAAGAATGGCTTAATGAACAAATTCATCGCCATGGCAAAATGAAAAAACCGCTAGAAATATTAAAAGATGTTACTGGCGAGGGCTTAAACGCTCAATATTTAATTGATTATTTATATAATAAATATAATGATGTGTATCAGCTAGAGAAATAA